The genomic DNA ttgtctttttccacaatcaaaatcaaagttactttaactctgaaaccaaacgcaccgtaATATTGATAGATACGTAGATGGTAACTTATAGTTGCTTATTCCATGCCCTTGTGTATAGATTAGAAAAatccttttaaaaaaatctcataatTATACATtgatatatacaaataatatggacaaaatatagaaaaattcattgaatATAACCTGTCCAAGAAAAAGTTAATTGaataaaacataaataaaatatgtagtaaaaatttatttaactGGATTCGAAAAGTCAATCAATGCAGAGTTATGGATTTGTTAATTCGAGTTAGGTGGCGCGTTCAGCTCTCGCGATTTGGTcttcatatattataattgatctATACCGACCCCACCTCGAAGaatgattttataattaacaaaattacTATTATAAATTCTTTCATTAGAATCTCTACAAAAATGGGTTTTCTCTTATTCTTATACATTTTATGCATGTAATTTGTTATCTTGATATGTTAAGCGAGCTTAGTACTCAACTCACTGTCAAAACATACAATTCTCTCTTATTCGAAAAATCCTtcaatgaatatattttattttattcattcaaTAAAAAAGTGACAATTAATAATATACCAAATTTCATGTATTACTGCACGACTCCTActacttaaataataaaattcaatatattataaatataattgtgAATTTATTTACTCATGTAATAAGACTTTTTATGAGTTCAAGTCTTTTTGGTTTCTAAAATTAATGTGGTAATGCGATATCGCACCAAGTATAACGTTTTTATTGGTGATGACTCAAAAAGTCTCGCAACCAGAAGCATGCTTTGCCTTATGTGGTGCCTTCTCATGCTTTTATTTAAGATTTACAATTTGTATTGATTGTGATATAATTAAggatgaaattattttaaatatcagtttttattaaatgagattatttatttttctaggTACATTCAATATAAATGGTCAataatttatgtaattaattaaattaacgATTACAAATGGGATGCGATGGTGACCTACCAGCGGTTATCCCATTTCCCAATTCCCAATTAATtagatataataataataataataataataataataataataatagatagatacatatataatattgaatatttatGCCACGAAAATTATGTTGCTCACAGTAGGTATTAATGCATATCACTAATTAACATAGACAGTTACAAACATATAAGAATACATTATTTTACCAAAAGTGTATCGGTATCTAACGGCATCCGGTGATTGCCCCAgactttatatattatacatagatttgttttacttttctagAGGGAATAAAAAGCAtttattaaacaaaaaaaaattaattcttttgcCAACAAAATAGTTCaataaattttatcatttttcctGCGCCTTCCCCGATATTTTTCCCGAGAAAATTCCCTTTTTCACACTccgagaaaaataaaaacacaccTGTCTCCAGCAGCAGAGTGAAGACATCCAACAAAGAACAAAAATGGCTGTCCGGAGCGGAATTCCGCTGACCGCCGACCAACGGACCAtcgcctcctcctcctcctcctccttaaTATGAAGCTCTCGGCGCTTCTCTATCCGCCATCGAACAGTCACCCCACCGATCGCCGCCTGTAGGGCTCCGACAAGAAATGGCGGCGCAACCGCAGGGGTTCACGATGGACCCCGCCACCCTGGACGACATCATCGCCCGGCTCGTTGAGGTCCGGTCGGCGAGGCCCGGGAAGCAGGTCCAGCTCTCAGAGGGGGAGATCAAGCAGCTCTGTGTCGCCTCCAAGGACATCTTCCTCCAGCAGCCCAACCTGCTCGAGCTCGAGGCTCCGATCAAGATTTGCGGTGAGCCATTCGTTTTACCGTTGTGCTTGAAAACCAGAGTTCAGCTGTTCTTTGGTCTTGCTGCCATGGGGATTAAGCTGTTCGATTGTTAGTGGCTATGGAATTGGAAAACTCGTAGCAGTTACTTTGCCAAATGCTGTTGCCTGCTGCCGATTGGAACCACGAGGGGTTTGTGTTTGTTATTGGAAGCCATGGCTGCGTTTGGTTGCTGAAGATTGctcatttcattttcagtGAACAGTTTCAGAGAACTGCTAATGATTTCTTCCTCAAATTTCTTAACTTTCTTTGGTTAAGAATCAGATGaagtgtttattttttattttattttttttccctcttggGTGAGACCGGCAATCGAGTTTGCGGAATTGTAAAAGCCGAAATGTTAGTTTTGTTGAAGCAAACTAATCAGTTCGATTTTTGCTGCAGTGAGGACTAAGTTGTGTAGAAGTTCGATTTTTAGTGGCTATGGAGTTCGGAAGCTCATAGCAGTTACTTTGCAAATGCTATTGCCTGCTGTCGAATGGAACAACAAGGGGTTTGAGTTTGTTATTGGAAGCCATGGCTGCATTTGGTTTCTGAAGATTGctcatttcattttcattgaaCAGTTTCAGAGAACTATGAATGATTTCTTTCTTAAATTTCTCAACTTTCTTTTGTTGAGAATAAGATGAAGTGTTAATTTCGGGGCAATCGAATTTGCAGAATTGTAAAGGCAGAAATATTAGTTTTGTTGAAGCTAATTGATCGGTTCGATGTTTTCTGTAGTGAGAACCTCTTATTTCTGTATTGAGAACCTCTTGTTTGTGATTTTCAGTTAACAGTTTCAGAGAACTGCTGTTGCTTTCTTCCTTAAATTTCTCAGACTTTTTTTCCGTTGGTAAATTGGGCAACCAAGTTTGTGGACTGTAAAAACGGAAAATTTGGGTTCCCTTAGAGCAAACGGGTCGATTCAATATTTTCTGAGTTGAGAACATTCTGTTTTGTGATTTTCAGGTGATATTCATGGGCAGTACAGTGACTTGCTGAGGCTTTTCGAATACGGGGGCTTTCCTCCTGCTTCCAACTACTTATTCTTAGGAGATTACGTGGATCGCGGCAAGCAGAATTTGGAGACCATATGCCTCTTGCTTGCCTATAAGATTAAATACCCGGAGAACTTCTTCCTTCTTAGAGGGAATCATGAATGTGCTTCCATTAACCGGATATATGGGTTCTATGATGAATGTAAGCGGCGGTTCAACGTGAGGCTCTGGAAATCCTTCACTGATTGTTTCAATTGCCTCCCAGTAGCGGCTCTTGTTGATGACAGGATATTGTGCATGCACGGCGGACTCTCTCCTGATTTGAACGGCTTAGACCAAATAAGAAGTCTTCCTCGCCCAACTGCCGTACCCGATAATGGCTTGTTGTGTGATCTACTCTGGTCAGACCCGGGCAAGGATATGAAGGGATGGGGCATGAATGACAGAGGAGTATCCTACACCTTTGGTGCGGATAAGGTTTCAGAGTTCCTAGCAAAGCATGACTTGGATCTTGTTTGCCGTGCTCATCAGGTATTTTTCCTGATTATTGCTTCTTCCAAAGAACTAATGGATGCATCTCGGGCACTTGTTAACTTGCATTTGAACCGCTAATTGGTTTTCTAAACATGAACTGTTTAAATTTGCATCCTCCCACTATTTCGGGAGCTGGTGTTTATCAaagcaaaattaatttttcccaATGCAAACGTAATACTCTCAGGGCATGTCTAGTTGACCGGAAATGCCAATCCTTTCCGGATCTATTCCGCGAGGAACAACATTTCCCGCGTTTGTTTGCATCCAGAATGGGAATGGCAATTCCGGATGGGACCTCTCATCCTTCGTAGAGAGAGAATAGTTATGACCTAGTCCCCCCCTCCTCCATGGCAATTCCAATTGGGAGTAGATCACAATCACCATCTTGCCCCTCAGCCACTCCATTGCCACCGCTGCTCGGCGCTTCCATCACCACCGTCGCTGCTGCCTCCGTAGCAGGAGGTCAGATCTCCATCGCCACCACCCCATCCATCGCTACCAAACTCCTGCGTTCGAATCGACTCAAGAGGTCGGATCTAGGGCGGCTCCCAACCTCTTGAGCCACGCAGGAGGTCGACCTTGACCCCGTAACCCCCTTACTGGGTTTGCGAACCCATGCCAAACGTCACGACTCGGGTCTCCCGAGCTTGGGTTCGTCGAGACCTGGGCTGGCAATCCGCAGCCTGGGTTCGCGAACCCAACCGGTGGGGGTCACGGGGTCAAGGTTGGGTCGCTAGGTCAAGTTGGGGCTGGGTTCGTGGGAAGCCATTACCGTTCatcttgaagaagatgaataatgaattttcctttttttttaattctatttaatataacatcttaatattttaaataggGGTATTTATGTCTTTTTATCTTGTTTTCGGTGTATTTCAAGTTTTCGACATTTTTCTATTCcgtccaaccaaacaaaataaaattgtatcaaaatttatattctatTCTCTGTTCATTCTAATTCATGTCCATTCTTTTCTGTGTCAATTCAGTCCAGCGAACCAAATGTAGCATCTGTAATTTCCATCAAGGCAATGTTCGGATGAATGCTCTCTATTTACTCTGCTTTGTGATGCGACTAGTTATTGAGTTTCGAGAGATTACCTCTTCCAGGTCGTAGAAGATGGGTACGAATTCTTTGCAGATAGGCAACTCGTGACGATATTTTCAGCACCCAACTACTGTGGTGAGTTTGACAATGCTGGTGCGATGATGATTGTCAATGAGAACTTGACGTGCTCCTTCCAGATTCTCAAGCCAGCAGAGAAGAAAACAAGACCATAATGTCGACAAAGATGCGATAAGGTATATGAAAACCGCCATTGCTGTTATTGGCTCATCCCAATATGAACTCACTCTGTCCCACCCGTGCAGATGTTCTCGCCTATGGCCAGTGAAGAGGAGGCAATGATTGAAAGAAACGAAGTCGAGATCTTTCTTTCCGGGTATATCGGGGGAATTGAGGCTGTATTTTGCACTACAGCCACTTGAGGTAGTTTTATAGTTGCATCTGGAGGAAGGCTTATTGGTATTCGTTTAGGGCAGAATTTGATTTGGCTGGCTGCCCTGCATATTTATTCCCTTCTTTGGCCTTCTCTCCCTATTCTTAATTCACTGAGATGTGTACGGAGACGGGAAGAAACAGTTTTAGTTCCATATTAATGCCTTAGATGATTAAAAGATGGGAGCTTCTTGCTGTTGACTTGTGCCGAAGATCTCTTTTACCCGATCTATATTCCTTGCGATGTTCTATCTTAAAAGCTTGTTTGGATGCTGGATTGGGGAAGATTATTGAGTGGGTTATGGAGGATTGATAACTCGCCATAAGTCATAACCacctataaatatatatatatatatatatatatccaaaaaaCTCGCCATAACCCTTCCAAACGAGCTCTAATAGTACGGTGCGTAATCTGAGTTTACATTTGGAAGTCAGGATATCAATAGAACTCTGGAGGATAAACGTAATGTACACTGACTAGAAGAGTGGGGGTCGGCCGCACTTTCTTTAATTGACCAAGATGCTCTCTTGAGGTTGACTGATAAATGCCttaatccaaacggggcattATGATTAGGGGCTTTTGAGTATGGGTATCCCctttttttcacgatatccAGATATGAACATGTACTAAGATTTTGAAACCGAACCCTACGATGTTGAGTAATGAAACCGAAACCTATctggaacctgtattataccacaggtttcAAATACCCAGTTGAAACTTGTAAATTCTtttgtctcgctaaataaaactgAAAATATCTCATCCATAATTAGTAATAACGCAAACAGAATGTGAACATacatttagattaatccacaatacAATAAAGAGTAacatgtctcatcaatccatccagAAAACTAAACATCCGCAATATGATCAGGTCTCACCAAGGACACATTGAGGTCGTTGAACCAAAGTTGCCGACGATAAGGAATGGGAAACTTCCAccgagatagagagagagacgaaGAGGGGAAGATGGTAAAGTAAAAAGGAGAAATATATCTAAATTTAACTAAGGGAAATTATTATTGGGTTTGATTTGTTATCGGTTTCGGTTCTGAGCAACCTATAAGCAGGAACCGAAACCGGAATCgattttcaccggttccttattttaatattcgGATCCTACtctatttttaatatgaaCTACATGGACCATACCCTAACGAGGTAGATTCCAACCGATTTTGGATATACCCGGTATTCGTGTACACCCCTCCTTATGATGGTAGATCTAACCTCCTGCGAGCCTAACTTAGCCCCCTTTTGCCAACCTCCTTGATAAAGCCGTTAGTTGGCCTCGCAAGGGCTCTACGATGGTGGCCAATGTCAACCGATCGCAATTAGCTTCGTCCTTCGGAAGATAGAAAATGATAACAATATACAACTACCAATGATTGCTTACGCTGCCCAAGCTCAACCATGATCACCGAGGCCATGGGTGGGAATGCTATCTCCGACGAGGATGACTCTAGCCTTGTCGCAACCATGGCCTAGTACAACTGCCAACATTTATGCCTTTTCTCGTTCAAGAAAAGTACCAAAACCAAAATTATTTACGTGGATTTTGAAcaataagaaaagataaaaaataattattacaaatattaaaaaatatatgaatataagagaatatatatatatatatatatatataaataaagtagATCGAGAAtttattatcaaaaaattaattataaaaatgattaaaaaatataattgaaatattattattaaaagaaaaaaggacaaaaagtaataattacaATGTTAAAtttgtataaaaataaaattgagtttggtagattaaaattttaatcctAAAACCAAATGAGTTAAAGAGTTAcgtgattttaactttaactttaactttaactcaacacactatacaacaaaaatacacattttccaattcaaaaattttaactttaactttaactcaatacactac from Punica granatum isolate Tunisia-2019 chromosome 2, ASM765513v2, whole genome shotgun sequence includes the following:
- the LOC116196804 gene encoding serine/threonine-protein phosphatase PP1 isozyme 4 — encoded protein: MAAQPQGFTMDPATLDDIIARLVEVRSARPGKQVQLSEGEIKQLCVASKDIFLQQPNLLELEAPIKICGDIHGQYSDLLRLFEYGGFPPASNYLFLGDYVDRGKQNLETICLLLAYKIKYPENFFLLRGNHECASINRIYGFYDECKRRFNVRLWKSFTDCFNCLPVAALVDDRILCMHGGLSPDLNGLDQIRSLPRPTAVPDNGLLCDLLWSDPGKDMKGWGMNDRGVSYTFGADKVSEFLAKHDLDLVCRAHQVVEDGYEFFADRQLVTIFSAPNYCGEFDNAGAMMIVNENLTCSFQILKPAEKKTRP